The Sorangiineae bacterium MSr11954 DNA segment TCGCGATCGATCTGCAGGGCCGGCGATTGGAGCTGGGAGCTCGCCTCGAGCTCCTTCTCCATCGACGCGAGCCACTGGTCCTCCTCTTGGAGCGCGCGCGCCCCGTGATCGCGCAGCCGCCCGTCCGCCTCGGCGAGCGAGGGATCGAGCCCGGCGCCGCCGAGGTAGGTGTTCACCGTGGGATTGCGGCGCAAGAACTCCACGACATAGCGGCGCTCGAGGGCGCGGAACGACTCGTCGGGGCTGCTGGCCCCGGCGGCTGCGGAGCCGGGCTTCGCCGGGGTTGCGGCGACGGCGGGCTCCGCCGATTTGGCACCCTCGGTCGCGGGTGGCGACGCAGCGCAGTGCGCCAGGGTTGCAAGAAGGGGGACGAGGAAGGGAACGGCAGCTTTCACGTTGCTCCCTTAGGGGCGCAATGGTTCGGCTTCAATGCCGGACTCGGGGGCCATCTTCGAAATCCAATCCACGAGCGCGCCGTCGCGGCGATCCCGCCGACCGTGCGCGGCGTGCAGGGCGTGCGGGACATGCAGGGCATGCGGGGCGTGCGCGGCGTGCAGGGATGCGCTCGAGATCGCTCCGATCCGACGAAAGGGGGCCCGGTGCGGACCGGCCGTGGGGACATGGCGCGTGGCCATGGGTACGATCGGAACATGGCAGCAGAGAGCAATCTGGGGATGGTGCCCCAGACGACCCAGGCTACCCAAGCGAGCCGCCGGGCGGAGCTCGTGGCCGCCGAGGGCGCGGGTGCCATGGAGCCTCCGGCGGAGCGCACCTCCCGCCGCAACCGGGTGCTCTTTGGCAGCGCGGTGGTCTTGGCGGCGGTGCTCCTGCAAGCCGGCACGCAGTTCTTCGTCATCCAGGATCGCGCCCGCGCCCTCATCCAATTCATTCACCTGGCCATCGAGGTGCCGATCCTCATGGTGGCCCTCTCGAAGACGCACGCCTGGGCGCTGCGCCGCCAAGCGTCGCCCGTTCGCGCGCTGATCGCGGGCTCGCTGGTGGCGGCGGCCATCGGGATGGTGTGCACGACCATCCTCTGGTTCGTGACGGAGCAATTGGGGCTCCGTCCCCATACATTCAAATTTTACAAAGTCGTGCTGTTTGGATTCTCCTTCTCGCAGCTCTATTTCGGTCTCTGGGCGCTCGCCTTCGTCTACCCCTTCGCGGCGGAGGACGCGCGAATCCGCGCCCTGGAGGCGGAGAAGCTCCGCAGCATGGCCGATCTCTCGCGCCTGCGCGCGCACCTGGAGCCGCATTTTCTGCTCAATACGTTGAACGCGATCGCCGGCTTGGTGACCGAAGATCCGCGCGAGGCGCGGCGCCTCATCGCCTGCCTGGGCGATCTCTTGCGCGACGCGCTCCGCGACGAGCACGAGCTTCAAACGCTCGACGAGGAGGTCGCGTGGTTGAAGCGCTATGCCGCCATTTTGGAGGCGCGGCACCGGGGCGAGCTCGTTTTCCAATGGCAAATCGAGTCCGGGCTTTCGAATGTCCTGCTGCCGCGGCTCTTGCTCCAGCCGCTGGTGGAGAACGCCGTCAAACACGGCGCGCTCCGCCGCAAGGGCGGCAAGGGCCAGGTGACCGTGCGCGCCCTCGAGGACGAGGCGGCGCGGGTGATCTTCACCATCGAGGACAACGGCCCGGGGCTCTCGGATCGCCAGCGCGATGGGACCTTCGGGCTCCAATCGGTGCAGAAGCGCCTGAGGCTCCGGTATCCGGGGGCCGAGCTTCGGTTGACCTCTTCGTCCGCGGGGACCGTGTCCACCGTTGAAATTCCGCGCGATGCGCTGGCCTTGGCGCCCGCGCAAACGGCGCGCAAGGCGAGCAAAGCAGGTGCATCGTGAGGGGGGAGGAGTCCGTGCGGCTTCGTGCGTTGGTGGTGGAGGACGAGTGGCCCGCGCGCAACTATTTGGTCGAGCTCCTTCACGGCTCGGGGGTGGCGGAGGTGGTGGGCGCGGTCGGCGACATCGAATCGGCGCGTGAGGCGCTGCGGGTGGCGACGCCGAACTTCGGGCTCGACGTGGTCTTCGTCGACGTGCAGTTCGCGAACGACGGCGACGAAGCGGGGCTCGATTTGATCCGCTCGATGAACCCCGGCCCGCGCTCGCCGGCGGTGGTGCTGGCCACGGCGTTCGAGCAGCACGCGCTGGAGGCGTTCGATCTGGGCGTGGTCGATTACCTCCTCAAGCCGTTCACCGAGGAGCGCGTCCTGCAGTGCCTCTTGCGGGTGCGCGACCGGCGGACGTCGCTCGCCCCGCCCAGCGGTTTGTCCCCCGAGGGCCCCT contains these protein-coding regions:
- a CDS encoding LytTR family DNA-binding domain-containing protein; protein product: MRLRALVVEDEWPARNYLVELLHGSGVAEVVGAVGDIESAREALRVATPNFGLDVVFVDVQFANDGDEAGLDLIRSMNPGPRSPAVVLATAFEQHALEAFDLGVVDYLLKPFTEERVLQCLLRVRDRRTSLAPPSGLSPEGPSRIVARRKNRLVFLDAHEIWAFEAADRLTFVHTVHGTFDIDLSLSAIEASFGHAFARVHRNWLVNASSVKELERDGNETHLFVGLGLRDEGNGVRVPVARDRAQAIREMLLTNTAGIRRV
- a CDS encoding histidine kinase, producing the protein MAAESNLGMVPQTTQATQASRRAELVAAEGAGAMEPPAERTSRRNRVLFGSAVVLAAVLLQAGTQFFVIQDRARALIQFIHLAIEVPILMVALSKTHAWALRRQASPVRALIAGSLVAAAIGMVCTTILWFVTEQLGLRPHTFKFYKVVLFGFSFSQLYFGLWALAFVYPFAAEDARIRALEAEKLRSMADLSRLRAHLEPHFLLNTLNAIAGLVTEDPREARRLIACLGDLLRDALRDEHELQTLDEEVAWLKRYAAILEARHRGELVFQWQIESGLSNVLLPRLLLQPLVENAVKHGALRRKGGKGQVTVRALEDEAARVIFTIEDNGPGLSDRQRDGTFGLQSVQKRLRLRYPGAELRLTSSSAGTVSTVEIPRDALALAPAQTARKASKAGAS